AGGTGAAATGTTCCTCATTAGAGGTAGCTAAATAATAATAAAAGCAAAATACATTAAGCCCTATCTCTCAGGTGTTGGAGATGAAAGCGTAACCCCTGCGGTAGAGAATGGTCATCAATCCGCAAAGCGGGGTTAAACGGGGTAATTACTGGTAGTCTGAACTGGTAATCCTAAGTGCAAGAACTCTATGGATAGAGCGTTCGCTCGAAGTATCACAACCATCGTTATATAGAAACGGCTAAATCAGTACTGACAAGCCGTAGCCAAAAGGCAAAATCGCAAATGTTAATCATAAATAATTTAGTTATGATTCAATACCAACCGCGATCGGTGGAAAGATAAAGTCGTAAGCACCGTTACGCCTAAGCAGCCAAATCAGGTCTGACAGGCTGCAACTAAAATAAGTAAACCTACGCTAAGTTTCCCTTATTCTGCCACAGATAAAGGACAATACCAACAAAGTAGGCGGTGTATAGACACATCCTAAAGATCCATACCAACGGAATATTTGGAACGAGAAAACCCTCCTATGACACTCAGTAATGGTCGAAATTACTGAGAAATCAACCAAGATGAAACCTCTCCTAATTATTAGGAGGTTATAGGAGGAGCAGGATTCAGCAAAAAGCTAATGCCCTAACTCGAAAACGAGTAACGCTGGCGACAGATGGTGTAATACCAGGGATATGCCCACGTGCTGACTGTAATTAGGAAGGTAAAGAACAAGTAGGAGTATATATGGCTAATACAGATTCTAAAACGGGGTTTATAAAAGGGCAAATCAAATTCGCCCCACAACCCCTTCCGAATACTGTGGCATGGAACGAAATAAATTGGCGTAAAGCCGAATTATCAGTGTACAAGCTCCAAAAGCGCATTTACCAAGCCAGCAAAACTGACAATGTAAGAAAGTTACGTAGGTTACAAAAAACCCTCTTAAACTCATATAATGCCAAATTGTTAGCGGTCAGGAAGGTAAGCCAGGATAATAAAGGATAAAAAAACGGCTGGAATAGATGGCATCAAGTCATTGACTCCCAAGCAAAGATACGTCCTAGTCAAAAACCTAAAGCTAGAGGAAAAAGCCAAACCTGTACGCAGAGTATGGATACCAAAAGCAAATGGTCAAAAGCGTCCTCTTGGCATACCTACCATGAAAGACAGAGCATTACAAGCGTTGCTTAAAGCAGCATTAGAACCAGAATGGGAAGCCCGTTTTGAAAATAATTCTTACGGATTTAGACCAGGAAGGAGCTGCCACGACGCAATTTCCAGCATCTTTAACCAAATTAGATATCAATCTAAATTCGTACTAGATGCCGACATAAGCAAATGCTTTGACCGCATAAACCACGTCAAACTTCTAGAAAAAGTTAACACTTTCCCGAAAGCAAGAAAACAAATTAGAGCATGGCTAAAAGGTGGAGTTCTAGATGAAGGAAAAACTATTTTCCCCACAGAAGGAAGTCCACAGGGTGGAGTCATAAGCCCACTCTTAGCCAATATCGCCCTACACGGAATGGAATTAAGAATAAAAGAATATGCTGCCACCTGGAAAGGAACTAAAAAGGATAATATCTATTCCTTAGCCCTGATTAGGTACGCAGATGATTTCCTAATACTTCATAAAGACCTGAACGTAATAAAAACTTGCAAAGGAATCATAGAAGAATGGTTAAAAGATGTCGGACTAGAACTCAATCAAGAAAAAACCAAAATATTAAACACTCTTTCAGAACACGAAGGAAGTAAACCAGGGTTTAACTTCTTAGGTTTTAACATCCGACAATATCCAGTAGGAAAACACCAATCTGGAAAAAACACAATAGGCAAAATACTGGGATTCAAAACGATTATTAAGCCATCAAAGGAAAAAGTTAACGAACATTACCGTAAACTGGCAGAAATAGTAGACAAACACAAAGCTGTTCATCAGCACGTGCTAATCGCTAAACTTACTCCCATCATTAATGGATGGTGTAATTATTACAGAACGGTATGCAGCAAAGACACTTATAGTAGTGTAAATAGTCTGGTAGTTCACAAATTACTGAGATGGGGATATCGTAGACATCCCAATAAGGGAAAAAAATGGACTGTAAATAAATATTGGTTAACAGTTGGAGGAGATAATTGGGTATTTGGATGTAAAAAAGATGGAATAAAATTCTTACTTCCTAAACATTCAAAAACAAGAATCATCCGCCATACTAAAGTCAAAAGCGAGTCCAGCCCGTATGACGGTGACATAGTATATTGGGGAACAAGAATGGGTAGACACCCAGAACTCAAAACCTCAATAGCTAGGTTACTAAAGAAACAGAAAGGGATATGTAATCACTGCGGACTAACTTTCAAACCTGGAGATATTATCGAAAACGACCATGTGATTGCCCTTCAAGCTGGAGGCAAAAATGAACAAGATAATCTTCAGGCAATACATAATCACTGTCACGATGCTAAGACCAATAGGGATTTATTAGCTATCAAGCGATATAAAAACCGAAAAGGTTGGGAAAAATTCTACAAAATTTTCCAGGCACAATTTATAGATTGTAACTGGATGTGGAATGACGATCTACCTACAGAGGTCTGAAGGTACACATAACAAGTGCCTAATTAGAGAGAAGCCGTGTGAAGCGAAAGTTTCATGCACGGTTTTGAAGACGAGTCGCCTCGGTGACGAGGTGGCTTAGTTTAACTAAATAATTCAAATAATTCGTCAAGAATTTCATTTAAGTAATGAGTTTGACTTCATTTCGAGTCAAGAAACTAGATAAGATAGATAATCAATAGAAGTAGTAAGCATAAATAAATTTCTTAACAGAAGCAAGATCGCTAATTTATGGCACAGATAGAAACTAGAACCGAACCCATGATTCTGAACATGGGACCTCATCATCCGTCAATGCACGGCGTTTTGCGTCTGATTGTGACTCTTGATGGGGAAGATGTGATTGATTGCGAACCAGTAATTGGCTATTTGCATCGAGGTATGGAAAAGATTGCGGAAAACCGTACCAACGTAATGTATGTTCCTTATGTAAGTCGTTGGGACTATGCTGCGGGAATGTTTAATGAGGCAATTACGGTAAATGCTCCGGAAAAGCTCGCCGGTATTGAAGTACCAAAGCGCGCTCAATATATTCGGGTAATAATGCTGGAGCTGAACCGCATTGCTAACCACTTATTGTGGCTTGGACCATTTATGGCAGACGTGGGTGCGCAAACGCCCTTTTTCTACATTTTCCGCGAACGAGAACTAATCTACGACCTTTGGGAAGCTGCTACGGGGCAGCGGTTGGTTAATAATAACTATTTTCGGATTGGTGGCGTATCGGTAGATTTGCCTTATGGCTGGATCGATAAATGCCGTGATTTTTGTGATTACTTCGATCCTAAAGTAGATGAATATGAAAAATTAATTACTAACAACCCTATTTTTCGTCGTCGCGTCGAAGGTGTGGGGACAATTACCCGCGATCAAGCAATCAACTGGGGTCTTTCAGGACCAATGCTTCGGGCTTGTGGGGTCAAGTGGGATTTACGCAAGGTAGATCATTATGAATGTTATGACGATTTTGACTGGGATGTTCAGTGGGAAACGGCAGGGGATTGTTTTGCTCGCTACCTTGTGCGAGTCCGTGAAATGCGCGAATCAATTAAAATTCTTCGTCAGGCATTAGACGGTATTCCTGGTGGTGCTTACGAAAACCTAGAAGCGAAACGGATGGCTGAAGGGCGTAAATCGAAGTGGAATGATTTTGAATATCAGTATGTCGCCAAAAAAGTGGCTCCTACCTTTAAAATTCCCGCAGGTGAACATTATGTCCGTATGGAAACTGGGAAAGGCGAACTAGGAATCTTTATTGTCGGTAATGACAATGTTTTTCCCTGGCGTTGGAAAATTCGCTCTGCCGATTTTAATAACCTACAAATTCTTCCAGAATTGCTTAAGGGAGTCAAGTTGGCTGATATTATGCCTATTCTCGGTAGCATTGATATTATTATGGGTTCAGTCGATCGCTAGAATCAGCAAATTCTAGCTATATTTTTTAAGGTGAGAATTCTCACCTTATTTTTTTTTAGCTAGTAAATAGTAAAATTATCAGCGATCGCTTTTTAGAAAAAACGATTAATTTTATCGTAACTAAAGTTGATGCCAAAAGTAATTGATAAGTTGAGTCCAGGTCTACGTAAAATCATCCGTAATATAGGTTGGTTGTCTGGAGAAAAGGTTCTGGGAATGATCCTCAACCTTTCGATCGGCATTTACGTCATTAGATATTTGGGATCTGAGGATTTTGGTAAGCTTAGTTATTGTCTTAGTCTAGTTGATATGTTTGGCGCGATCGCCAAGTTGGGATTAGATGGCATTGTCGTGCGTGAGCTAGTACAAGATGAGGAGTCAACATCAGAAATATTAGGTACGGCTTTTATTCTTAAATTGTTTAGCTCCCTAGTAACTTTAGCTTTAATTGCCTGGGCTGTAACGGCTCTCAAAGGAGATGCACAAACTTACTGGATCACCATAGTTATTGCTTGGGGGTTAATGTTCAACTCGACCGAAGTAATTGATTTTTGGTTTCAGTCAAAAGTTCTGGCGCGATCGATTGTCATCATCAGAAGTACTAAACTCGTCCTCAGTTCTGCTGCTAAATTATTGTTTATTCTGTTAAGACTTCCTTTGAGCGCATTTGTCTGGTTAATCTTGGCAGATGCAGTCATGATGGCTGCTGGCACTATTTGGATTTATTTAAAACAACATCAGTCAGTTTTTGTTTGGCAGTTTAATTTCACTAGAGCGATCGCTCTGCTTAAAGATTCATTCCCGCTCATTCTGTCTGGCGTAATGGTGGTAATTTACATGAAAATTGACCAAATAATGCTGGGGAACTTAGCCAACAATCAAGCCGTGGGCAATTATGCAGCGGCAGTAAGATTTTCCGAAGTTTGGTACTTTTTTCCTGTCGTTATCTGCTCTTCTGTCTTTCCTGCAATTATTCGGGCTAGAGGGAAAAGCCAAAAAGAATATTATGATAAATTACAACAGCTGTATGACTTGATGGCATGGATGTCACTTTTAATCGCTGTGGCGATGACATTTTTGTCAGGGTTTCTAGTCGATGCGTTATTAGGAAAAGGATACGCCGAAGCAGGAAATATTTTAGCTTTGCATATTTGGGCAGGACCATTTGTGTTTTTAGGAGTCGCTCGTAGCAAATGGTTGATTGTGGAAAACTTTACCCGATTTAATTTTGCCACCACAATCTTAGGAGCGATAACTAACGTCTGGTTAAACTTTGTGCTTATTCCGATTTATGGAGGTGTGGGAGCAGCGATCGCTACTGTCATAGCTTATGCCGTTTCTTCTCATGTCGCCTGCTTTATCTACCCGAAAATGTTCAATTGTGGTTGGATGTTAACTAAGGCACTATTCGTACCATTGAGAATTCGTCAAAATTTCAGCTATCTAAACAATGTTAAAAAAATTCTTAGTTAAATTAATTTCTCTGGTCAAATTAGATGCCCCACTCCTGTTTTGGCAAAGCGGATATTTACAAAAAAATGGTTGGGATAAAAGTTTTAGACTAAAACAGCCGATTGATGGCGATCGGCAGCCATTACCCTGGTATACATATTCAGCTATTGAATACATTAAGCAGCTAGATTTTTCCGAGCGAGAAGTTTTTGAATATGGTTCGGGAAACTCGACGATTTTTTGGTCTAAGTTGGCAAAAAAAGTTGTCAGTATCGAAAATAATCGAGAATGGTATGAAATTGTCTCCCAAAGCATCAGCCAAAATGTCGAAATTAAACTGATTAAAGATAATGCGGCGTACATTCAAGAAATTTTGCAGCACCAAAACTTTGATGTCATAGTAGTAGATGGTTCTCATCGGCTTGACTGTGCCACAACAGCAGTTAAACGACTCAAGCCTGGGGGATTTATTATTTTAGACAACGCGGATTGGCACGTTCAAACAGCCAAAACATTACGCAATTCAAATTTAATTCAGGTTGATATGACAGGATTAGGTCCGATCAATCGTTATGCTTGGACTACTTCTTTTTTCCTCCATCGAGATTTTAATTTACAGCCCAAAGGCAATAATCAGCCCGAACATGGCACTGGAGCGTTAAAGCAATATGCCCAGGAGCAAAGGTACTGGGAACAAAATTAATCTTCGCTCTGCTTGTACTTAGCTTAATTTTCAGTTATTAATTTTGATGAAATGTTAAAAAAAAAGTTAGCTAAATTTAGAAGAAAAGCATTTGAAACTATCGGTTCAGACCGCTATTCGCGACCATCTTTGTCTGAGATGGACAAAAAGCTGGAGAAGTATCTGACCTACTCTAACGGCTTTTTTATCGAAGCAGGGGCTAATGATGGATTTAGTCAAAGTAATACTTATTACCTTGAGAAATTTCGTGGCTGGACAGGAATTTTAATTGAAGGAATTCCTGAACTTTATCAACAGTGTGTTGTAGAAAGACCAAAATCTCGGGTTTTTAACTGCGCCTTAGTTGCCGCAGACTCTACCGAGCCTTATATTACGATGAAGTACGCTAACCTCATGTCTATTGTGGAAGGCGCGCTTAAAAGCGAAGCTGGCGATTTAGTTCATCTGGAAAAAGGTAACCAAATTCAAAAAAACATCGTGCCATATGAGGTTGATGTACCCACCAAAACCTTAACTTCTATTTTGGATCGATGCCAGGTTGAAACAATCGATCTCTTATCTTTGGATGTAGAAGGATTTGAATTAAATGTACTCAAAGGCTTAGACTTTGAGCGATATCAGCCCAAATATATGCTAATTGAGGCAAGGTTCAAGGAAGAAATCGAGTCATATATCTCAGATTTATATATTCAGGTCGA
This sequence is a window from Coleofasciculaceae cyanobacterium. Protein-coding genes within it:
- a CDS encoding flippase; this encodes MPKVIDKLSPGLRKIIRNIGWLSGEKVLGMILNLSIGIYVIRYLGSEDFGKLSYCLSLVDMFGAIAKLGLDGIVVRELVQDEESTSEILGTAFILKLFSSLVTLALIAWAVTALKGDAQTYWITIVIAWGLMFNSTEVIDFWFQSKVLARSIVIIRSTKLVLSSAAKLLFILLRLPLSAFVWLILADAVMMAAGTIWIYLKQHQSVFVWQFNFTRAIALLKDSFPLILSGVMVVIYMKIDQIMLGNLANNQAVGNYAAAVRFSEVWYFFPVVICSSVFPAIIRARGKSQKEYYDKLQQLYDLMAWMSLLIAVAMTFLSGFLVDALLGKGYAEAGNILALHIWAGPFVFLGVARSKWLIVENFTRFNFATTILGAITNVWLNFVLIPIYGGVGAAIATVIAYAVSSHVACFIYPKMFNCGWMLTKALFVPLRIRQNFSYLNNVKKILS
- the ltrA gene encoding group II intron reverse transcriptase/maturase, whose amino-acid sequence is MTPKQRYVLVKNLKLEEKAKPVRRVWIPKANGQKRPLGIPTMKDRALQALLKAALEPEWEARFENNSYGFRPGRSCHDAISSIFNQIRYQSKFVLDADISKCFDRINHVKLLEKVNTFPKARKQIRAWLKGGVLDEGKTIFPTEGSPQGGVISPLLANIALHGMELRIKEYAATWKGTKKDNIYSLALIRYADDFLILHKDLNVIKTCKGIIEEWLKDVGLELNQEKTKILNTLSEHEGSKPGFNFLGFNIRQYPVGKHQSGKNTIGKILGFKTIIKPSKEKVNEHYRKLAEIVDKHKAVHQHVLIAKLTPIINGWCNYYRTVCSKDTYSSVNSLVVHKLLRWGYRRHPNKGKKWTVNKYWLTVGGDNWVFGCKKDGIKFLLPKHSKTRIIRHTKVKSESSPYDGDIVYWGTRMGRHPELKTSIARLLKKQKGICNHCGLTFKPGDIIENDHVIALQAGGKNEQDNLQAIHNHCHDAKTNRDLLAIKRYKNRKGWEKFYKIFQAQFIDCNWMWNDDLPTEV
- a CDS encoding FkbM family methyltransferase codes for the protein MLKKKLAKFRRKAFETIGSDRYSRPSLSEMDKKLEKYLTYSNGFFIEAGANDGFSQSNTYYLEKFRGWTGILIEGIPELYQQCVVERPKSRVFNCALVAADSTEPYITMKYANLMSIVEGALKSEAGDLVHLEKGNQIQKNIVPYEVDVPTKTLTSILDRCQVETIDLLSLDVEGFELNVLKGLDFERYQPKYMLIEARFKEEIESYISDLYIQVDRFSSHDYLYQLKNI
- a CDS encoding NAD(P)H-quinone oxidoreductase subunit H; its protein translation is MAQIETRTEPMILNMGPHHPSMHGVLRLIVTLDGEDVIDCEPVIGYLHRGMEKIAENRTNVMYVPYVSRWDYAAGMFNEAITVNAPEKLAGIEVPKRAQYIRVIMLELNRIANHLLWLGPFMADVGAQTPFFYIFRERELIYDLWEAATGQRLVNNNYFRIGGVSVDLPYGWIDKCRDFCDYFDPKVDEYEKLITNNPIFRRRVEGVGTITRDQAINWGLSGPMLRACGVKWDLRKVDHYECYDDFDWDVQWETAGDCFARYLVRVREMRESIKILRQALDGIPGGAYENLEAKRMAEGRKSKWNDFEYQYVAKKVAPTFKIPAGEHYVRMETGKGELGIFIVGNDNVFPWRWKIRSADFNNLQILPELLKGVKLADIMPILGSIDIIMGSVDR
- a CDS encoding class I SAM-dependent methyltransferase; the encoded protein is MLKKFLVKLISLVKLDAPLLFWQSGYLQKNGWDKSFRLKQPIDGDRQPLPWYTYSAIEYIKQLDFSEREVFEYGSGNSTIFWSKLAKKVVSIENNREWYEIVSQSISQNVEIKLIKDNAAYIQEILQHQNFDVIVVDGSHRLDCATTAVKRLKPGGFIILDNADWHVQTAKTLRNSNLIQVDMTGLGPINRYAWTTSFFLHRDFNLQPKGNNQPEHGTGALKQYAQEQRYWEQN